The DNA window GGACGTCTGGTATGCCTGTTGACTTGTTCTTGCAATATGTCAATCAGATTCTGTTTCTCGCCGCAATTCTTAAGAAGAAGCTCCTTTAGGCTCTGCAGGTATTGCACTCCAGACACGCCAAAACTGTTGTCATGAAGTGAATGACACTTGTTCAGCCAAAGTAGCTCAAGCTGAGGCATCGCTCCTTCCCGGATTGTCATTGTTCTAATGTTCTCTAGCCCATCAATGTCAAGGACTTTTAGCTTTGTGAAAGTACTAGCAGAGAAACGCAACGACTCCTCTATGTAGGAGTCTTCCCACAGGCCTAGGAAAGCTAGGTTGCGCAAATTCTGAAGGCGCATGATGTCCTCCTGATTCAGTCGTGTCCCCAGAAGCTTCACCGTCGCTAGATTGTTGAGTGAACTGATCCATTCAGGCATCCCAATGAGTTTACCACAAAGCCTCATTGAAGTTAGATGTCTTGGTATTTCTGGTTCATCCATTCTGGCAGGAAATCTAATTGAGACACAGCGCAATTCAAGCCGTTGCAATTGACTAAGCCCTCCTATTGACTTGCACAGATCCTGGCCTTCTTCCTCGGTGAGCCCCGTGACCCCCAATCGTCGCAGAGTTGTCAAATTCATCAGCTTCTTGAACCTTCCTGACACACCATTTACCCTGGCAACATTGACCGCCCCCAACATATGCAAGTTCTTTAATTTCTCAATTCCTTCAGGAACTCTTACACAGAGATGGTCCACGTTGGAAACCTCACAGCATTCACCACGGTTGCAGCCTAGATAGGCTTCTATATCTCCAAAAAGACGGGCTTCATGATTTTCTGCCCTTGAATCCCTCATCTTCTGCAGCAAATCTTTTGTGAAGTTGACGCCAGCAACAAGATATCGAAGGTCCTCAAGTTTGACAATGCTGCTTGGGAGTTGTCTCACCCTTGTGTCTTGGATATCTAATGTCTCTAGGTAACGAAGGTTCTGCAAGGAAGAAGGAAGTTTAGaaatatctgttcctctcaggCTCAGATACCTTAGGTGCTGTAGCTCCCCTATGTGCTTGAGGTCATCATTCTTCATATTGACAGTGTCCTCCAGGTCCAGCACTCTCAACAGTCGCATTTTTGGAGAGATGAGAGATGAAGGGTACTCCCCGAAGATTGTCAATGATCGGATATATGACATGTTTATGTTCTGCAGCTTCTCATCCCTACTCTTCCATCTGGATACCACCAGGTGGCGTATCTTACTTTGTCGAGCCTCATTGGAGTGCTCCTCGACGAGGAATAGTTGGTTCTCCTCAATGAACCTGGACAGGATGATCTGCAACACCATGCTGTGAATCCGGCAGCGATCAGTTTCTCCAGGGCTGACCTTAGAAGGTTGAATCATGCTTCTGTTGATGAGCTTGGTATAGGAACGCGCTGCTACATCCTCCACTGGCATGTCACGTTTCTTTGCTATGTAGCCTTCTGCCATCCACCGCCTGAGCAGGCGGGTGCGTCTGATCTCATGGTTCTCAGGGAAGATACTGAGGTACAAGAAGATGGACTTCAGGTCATACGGCAAGCCATCATAACTTGAGACAATCACCTTGGGGATGTTGCGGAGGTCAGACTCCAGCTCTGCTCCAAGGTGTTCGTGCAGATTCCTCCATTCTATGCTTGTTTTAGGCCTGTTGGCGAGGAGACCACCTATTGTAGATATGGCAAGTGGAAGCCCACGACATCTCCTCAAGATATGTTTGGCTTGCTCTGCCATGTCCTCTGGTAAAGTGTACTCGGTTGTTTTGTAGACCTAATGGTGGAAATATAACAAATAAATGAGTATCCTGGGAAAATAGAACCGATATTACTGAGTACTGACAAAAAGAGCAAGAAGTGGTAATTGATTCTTGAGTACTATAAGCcccagcaaaaaaaaaagaactacGACCTACTTTATGTCCTATTCTTGGCAACCAACCATAATTTGACGCCATAAGCTCAATGGGAATGTTTCTGCAGCTTTCTACTAGTGCTTAAGAAAAGAAAAGGTCATACAGCATACTTTCTGAATAAAAAGAGTAGCTGAAAAATCAATCACTTGTGTTGCGAGCACATACTGGCGTGTTTCTAGTAATCTGTTCATTAAACTGCAGGACATAAAGCTAAAGGCACACGCTATGTGGCAAACCATCATGCAAATACGTCCCAATATTTGTAGTATCTTCCACCTATCTGCATTTGCCCTTGCCCAGCAGCACAAGCATGCCATACATGTAGGTAGACGCTATCCAAAAAGGAAAGCCTCGAAGGACTTAAATTACTGCTTCATCGAGTAATAGGATGGTGGTGGCGTCTGACATTTCAAAGTGACACCTTTCGTCGAACACTACGCGTGCATGGGAGTGGAGATCGGGGAAGTTGGTGGGAGTGCTATGCAAAGGCACGCGCCTTCCAACGCCGCTCCCATTTGGCGCCCCGCCCTCCCTTCTGCCTTCCAACGCCGCTCGTCGGCTTCGATCGGCCACGAGCGCGGACGTCGCAGTCGAGTGcatgagaaaaaaaaaatggagATTCGGCGTAGAAGGGAGGAAGGAAACTAGCCAGACAGGGAGCTTTGGCTCCGATAGATGCAAGGTGCTGTGCGCCTGTGCCGCTGTCATTTCACCGTTATTTTAATAAAAAACGCCTCTTCATTACTAAAACTTCCAAATCTCAAATCTTTTTCACAAATATATTTTTCAAGAGTTTCCCAATGTTTTATGTAAAAAAGTTTCTCCAATTTTTCCATCCGTTTCTCTCCAAATTTCCCGAGCACTCTCGCCATTTGCAAAAGCTTCTCCGTTTTTCTCAATAGCAACTCCAGCAGACTCTTTCTAAATAGTACCCTAACTCAAATTTAGAGAGTTAAGAAAAAAAGATGTACTCCGGCAGATATGCTCTCAGGAGCCTAGTGGTTACCAAGCTTTAGTAGCACCTCAGGTCTGGATTCGACTCCCCGTGGGAGCGAATATTATAGGATTTAACggttttgtatttttaatgGTAGGCGACGTTCCCGTCGATAGCGAGACGCGTTCACAGGGGTGAGTGTCCTATAATATCGGATTCGGATTAGGTACAGACAGTGTCAAATATATCGGATAAGTTATAAATAGATATTGATGTCGTGAAAATCTAATTTCATTTTCGGATCCGAATATAGTGTCAAATATTGAATATCTAGATTCGGATACGGATGGATATTAACCCCACTAAACGAATTTGAACTCGAATACGAACGGATATTATTCGTATCGTTTACACCTCTATTTATGAGTGTCTGAGTTGTATTATGTAATTGTAGAAAAATACTTTTTTGGGAGATCTCCAAATTTGCTTCAATCCAGTAATAGTCCTTAATTCTAACTTATAATAGGGAGCTCTCTACGAATAGAGGGTGCAGGACTGGAAACCTCTAAAAGATAAGTCAAACCTATTTAGCATTTGAAGGGACTGTGATTTAGGGACTATGTTGGAGTGGCTCTGGTACGGTTTTTCGTGTACCTATTTCTTAGTGGTAAGTGTGCTTGCGGCCGTCTACGCCTGAATTTCGAAAGGAAAAATATAGACACACCGAGTAAAATTCAGTCTTTGAAAAGGAAAGAAGGTGCACCTTCTGGCAGAGAAGATCCATGGACTCGGCATCCCCCAGTGGCTTCAGCTCGTAGACATGCTTGGTGCAGTGCCGGGCGACGTCCTCCCGCCGCGTCGTCACGATGATTCGGCTTCCCTTGCTGTTCCTGAACTGGAAAACCTGGCAAATAGCATCCCACTCCTCGTTGGTGTGCACGTCGTCCACTATGACCCGATACCGCTTCTCCCGCAGGTACTGCCCGAGGTCCTGGTTGCGCGCCACGCCGAGCTCCTTCCTCAGCCGCCGCCGGAACACCTCGGGGTTGTCCAGCGGGTGCGGCACGGTGACCCACGCGCCGCAGTCGAACTCGTCGAGGAGCACCGGGTCGTTGTGCACCGCCCACACCAGCGACGACTTCCCCATGCCGCCCATCCCCCACACCGATACCACGCGCAGCGTGCCGGCGGGTCGTCGGGGCGAAGTGGGGATTACCGCCGCCTCGCCTGTTGGCCCGCCTATGGTTGGCACGCAGAAAAATTCCACGACGTGGTTAAACCAGAAGCTTGGCACCAGCCCCCTCAGTGGCATACGGCGGCGTCTTCCTGCTGCTTCGCCTGGCTCCGCCCCGGAGATCAGCTCGGTCAGCTTAGCCTTCTCATCCAGCCGGCCGATGATGTCGGACTCCTGGAACGCGAGCTCGGCCGAGTTCGCGTCGTGCTCGGGGAGCGAGGACGCcgcctgctccgccgccgcaccggcCGCGGGGCTGTCCACGACGATGCGGTACCGCAGGTTGCGCTGGTTCAGCTGCTCGACGCGGGCCTTGAGGTCCCGTATCCGTTCCGCGATCCGGTGGCGCTCGGCGATGGCGCCCGGGAGCAGCGAGCCGGCGCGCGACGAGGAGGCCCTGGCCGCGTAGAGCGCGAAGTCGAGGAGGCAGTCCTCGACGTCGTATGCGAGGTCGCGCACCTGCTTCACCCACGTCCTGACGGTCTCGGTGCGCCCGGCGGCGTCGGGGTGGGCGTAGACCACGCCGAGGAAGGCCTGCATCATCTCCAGCTCGCTGCGGACGAAGTCCACCTCGTTCGGGACCCCGATGAGGCGCGCGACCTCGTCGAAGACGGCCGCTCGGGCGCTGCTCAGGATGCCGTGCAGCACGGACCTCGCCAAGCTCAGCGCCGTCGCTTCCATCTTGCATTCTACCGGCGAGCTGTCCATGGTTGTGTTGCCTATATAAACGTTTCCGGACCAGTCGCATCGACCTAGCTGTTGCTGTCTTGCAGATCTGACTTAGTAAGCCTCCAATGGTGATCGATTTGGACTTTTTCTCCATTTCAGAGAGAAGACTTCGATGGGAGCATGCATGTTACCGGAGCAGCAAACACGTCGACCTAGGTACGTTTGGCCCCAATTTACGCTTCTAATGTGCTCAATTTGGATTCTTGCTCCGGTTTCGAGAGAGGACCATACCTACAAGGTTGTACAATCATCGGATTCCATTTTGGACAGCAAGGATCCGAAACTTTTAGTTGACAATGGTTTATTTGCACCAATGAACAAAGTGGGAGGTTGCTTTTGCTTACATCACTTTGGCGGCCACTTGCACGTTCGATCTTGGCTTGCAGAGTTACGTTATCAATCATTGTTCCATGATGCCACCGGTAGGATCAGAAAAAAGCTCTTAATTATGCATGGGGATGCTGATTGGTGAGTGACGCCTGATTAAGCTCGTACAGTAGGTATAACCGGCCAAGTGATATGATGGGAGGCATGACTATTGAACTTCGAAGAAAACTCGGGTTATTTTATAGATCCATTTGTTCACTCTTTTAAAGCTTGTTCGGttaagggtgcgtttggttcggctgtgagctgtgaaaaagctgctgtggaaaagctgctgtgagaaagctgctgtgaaaaagctgaacgCCGTTTGGTTCAATCTGCTGTGAAACTGTGAATTGCTGTAAAATGTCCGTAATGCCCCTGATATGctgtatatatgtaaaatgagCGTAATGATGTAAACTTTGCATTGGCGACATGTTTTTCacgaaattatattacatatataaataaatgcaTTGTTAATTTCAAAAGAGTTGTGAGCTACATAGCAATCTAATGCAAGTCTTGTGGGGCTAATCATTTTCATTTACCAAGAACTTCAACGATTTCAGAATACGGACCAGGAGCCAGCAGTATCCAATCTAATGCAAGTCAGCAAGGCGTTAAATAAACACTACCCTCCTAATTTCTGATTTTAACACATCCACAAAACAGAAGTGAATATTTTTTAAATTTAGAGAAAAACATGAACATCTATCATATTAAAGTAAACTACAAATTACATGGGTCAATTCTTGTTTACAGATTAGTTGTAGTCTTCTCAACAAACAATTCTGATAACCGCCGATTTACATGGACTCTTGATCTAAACATACAAGGATAATACAATGCCTGAGTTGCCACAACAATGCCATCAATCACTTTACAGCAAATTACAGACTGTGCATTCAACATGCACTAGCTCCTATATTTGTGTTCTACAGTGAATGGAAGCTTTCTCCAGTTGTTTTGGTTCAACTAAGCGGCTTGTTTGATTCTATTGTCAGCAAGCTTGCTTTTCTCGATCAAATTTCTTGGTGCCAACAGACTCTTAGTACGTTTATAAATCACTCTGGCATTCAGAAAGAAGATTGGTTTGTCCATCCTTAAAAACCTTAACATGGCAGAGCATTCCTCCAGTTTCATCTGCAAAACTTATCTTTCTTTGTTTCCGTGGCGCTTCAGGATGTGAAACAACGTTCTTCTTTGCTAGGCTCTGCAATTGATAATTTAACATAGCCATGACAGAAATATCAGGTCAGTCCAAATGGGCAAGAGAAATATATGAATGTTCTGTTCTGTGTTATCTACTTCCATTTTCATTGAAATAATATTTTGAATAAGAGCATTTGGAATCCAATGTTAGGCCCACATCTACCGCTCAGGTAAGGTCATAAGGTATTTAACTTCAAACAGTTACAACAGTATCAGTGATAATTCGTAGCACTTAATCCTTATTCGTGGGTAGTCTCCTAGAGGAAACACTCACGAAGTAACAAGTATGCTTATGGAAGAAAATCTGCATCTGTACTAACAAAGTAACAAGTACGCTTATGGTACAAAAGAGTGCATTTGGTAGCAATGCTTGATAGGCGACGACACCAGGGAAACTGAATCCACTCGAGCACAGCAAGCAAGGAATTACCTTCCCAACAAGCGAGGGCGAGGGCGCCGGGGGTCGGGGGCCGCCGGGGgtcggggggcgggggcgcggccggtcggcggtcggggccgcgggcgccggggggcgggggcgcggccgctcGGGGGTCGGgcgccgggggcgcgggcggcgcgggcgtcggggggcgcgggcggcggggggccgggggcgcgggagccggccgggggcgcgggggcgcgggAGCCGGCCGGGGGCGCGAccgccgggggcgcgggcggcggcgccggggtttcgggggcgcggccgccgggggagcaggggcgcggcCGCCGTGGAGAACCCTAGCGCGATGGTGCGGGATGGGGAGAAGCGAGAGGAGAATGAAAGGAAAAGAATGAACCGGTACCTGTGTAAACGATGGCAGGCGGGTAATTTCTTCAATCTTGCCACTGCCAACGCCGCGAACGTGCCCCCGACCGGCTGTGGCTAGACACGTTATCGGAAGCTGCTGCGTTTGGAAACGCTGAGGTGCGTTTGCGGTCGTTTGGTTCGGATTGTGCGTTGAAAACGCAAACGCAGGCCCCAAACGCCCAACCAAACGCAGCCTAATCCCCTAAAAGTCAAAATCCAAAAGTTACAACCATGCAACAAACTCCTAGATAGCATAAAAATTGAAGCATGGAGCTATTGGGTGCCAGTGAAATAAGCTACCCCATGCAATCCGAATTCACTGGTTTGGAGACTTGGAGTAAAATAAATGATATTTTAGAGTTTCAGGTTGAAAATTGCACTTAGATATGTGGTAGTTGAATGATGCAGCATAGACTTTGTATATATCACCCCATGCTTTTACACATGATGCTAAAACCGTACACCAAAATCAGCTATTGCAAGGCGCGTGGTATCGGGCACACTAGAATGCATCAAAGAAGGCCAGCATTATGTTTGCGGAAAATCTTCTCGTGGCTCCACTGGTGTCACCACCTGAAATTGCAAGATTATTACGGTTTTACAGAAAGACAATGTGTTGAAGACAAATGATTCTCAACTTTCACAAAGAACACTTTACACTTACCATGAGGTTTATAAGAAGGCAGGCTGATGTACCTCGCACAAGACCTGCCATGTTCTATTATATCATACTCATTGCCAGTTCCTCCATTTATGCAGTCAAGAGGCTGAAAGAAATCAGCTAGTGAAAAAttgttgcaaaaaaaaaaaggtaagATTCATGATTTGCCAGAGAATGAATGACCTTCAGATCCTTGTCGAAGCACAACCTGAGTTCCTGCAACGATCCTCCCTCGCACAGCAACAGAGGGGACGCTCCAAAGGAGCTTCTGACGGTGGCAACCAGGTCCGCCACCAGATACCTGCTGCCATCATCTGCGCCTATGCTAAACTTGCTTGCCAGCATAGCCTGAGGCACAATGCAGAGTCAGCAAACGCCATCATCGTTATTCATCAGCTAAGGGTGCCAAGCAAGATGTGAACAAAACTCTGCGTATCAGTCAAAGCAGAGTGCCATGAATGCCCATGGAAATGGTATGCGTTGCTTACTGTGACATTGTAGCTGGAGTACAAGTGCAGGGTTGTAGAGAAGTAGCTGTACTCGTCCTGGATCACAGGGTACGAGCATGTCCCGTGTTTTTctgaaatgaaaaaaaaaatgatATCCATACGGAATGGCACGAGGAAATGAAGTGGATTCTTTGAGAAGCTGGATGCATATTACCCCACTGCCGAAACAAAGTAGGCGGCCGTGCACACCCATGCGGCCATGACATGCATCACAGGATGATGATGAGATCTCATGAGCCTACGAACATAGCTGCAAGCCTGAAACGCCACAAGAACTGGAGTACAGGACCGGTTTCCGGTCAGTCCGTTACCTCATGCGCCCACAGAGATCCATGGCCACCGGAGCAGAGAGATGGCGTGCTGCAGTATAGTGAGGGCCAGTACTTCTGAAACTCCATCGTCAGGTTTGAGATCTGGCAGAGACACAACAGTGCTACAGCGTTATGGATGCCGTGTTCTGCGAGGCGTTGCTTCAGTTTAGCACAAGCAGACCTTTGCCATGTCGAAATCTGGGTTGTTGCAGCAAGTTGGTCCGTTCCCATGGGCATAACTTGGCCAGAGCCCATCTGTCACAGCAAGCAACACGTGGATGAACACATGGGCCACGGTGGAATGAGATTGCAGTGGTAAAACAAAACAAGAAAAGGAGAGTTACGAATTGTGAACCATCCGATCCGATCAGAACTGCCGATCGATCGAGTTGCAGAGAACAACCAACATTTCAGTGATGAGGATTTCAGAGGTGAGCTACTGACTCGTGAAGAGGAAGTCAAACTACTGACCGGCAGCAAGCGTTGGATGAGCAGCAGGGGCCACCGGCGGCGCTGCTCCGGCAGACGGTGCCCGGCCACTGCAGCGCCAGCACGAAGTAGTCGAAGCCCGGCGCGGAGGCAGACGAGGAGGCGAGCAGAGCCGCCAACCAGAGCAGGAGGAGCACCGCCATTCGCTCACCCTTCAGGCGCCGGCACGCAGATGCGCCTAGCACTTGGCAGTCGCTGAGGCTGCTTAATTCTCAAGAATTGTCCAGTACCGTGATCCTACATTTGTTACGGCACTGGAATGCTGCAGGGATCATGGACACTGAAGAAAGTTCCACTGGAAGGTGGTAGTAAGGTGAGTAGGACGAGCTCTGGAAGGTGCCTGAGTTAGTGTGGATAGCTTTCATCAGTTCCAGTCAGACAATCTCGGGTATTTTCGAGACAGATGCTCAGCAGctatcttttgttttttttaaaaacacCTATCTCGGGTATTTTTGAGACAGATGCTCAGCACCTGATGCTCCATGAACCTCTTCAATCTTTCAGCCATAAAGGCAGCGGCGAATCCAGAAATTTTAAGGAGCCTGGGCGGACAATAGCACAAACTTATCATCCATTAACCGAAACAAACTTAACCTGGACAGTTTTGGAACTATAATATCATTGGCTAGAAATGCGAGTGTGCATTTATTAAGATGGATATATATCACACAAACGGTCTCATTATGAATTTATGACACTAAAATTAATAATGCCTTATTAAGCATGAGGAAAACTCCCTCCCACCAAGCCGTCCAAATGTGTGCTGCGCCTGCACTTTTCAGAAGCAGAGAAAATCGCTCCTGCTAGTTTTTCTCTTTTTCAGAGGAAATACGAGAGATCGAAGAAGCTCCTAGGAGTAGCTCTCAAGCGCTTGGAAACGGGCCCCAGCGCACAACGGGCCGTGTAGTCAAAGCGTCGCCACGCCCGGCATGTCCGCGTGTTTCCTGGCTGCAGCACGCACCCCCCACCGAAATCATCACACCGTGCTGCAGCCGAACGTTGGTCaaactctctctctcctctctgtGCAGCTGCTGCTCCCAGGCCAGCAGTAGTCATCGCTTCCTGCTTGTCCTCCCATCACATCCCCATTTGGGATTTTCTGTGACATGACCGCCAAGTTCAGCACGGGGGGCTGCCTGGCCGGCTGTTATTTCTTAATGACCCCGTCCTCGTGTGTACGCGACTACGCGCGCGTGCAGCCGCAGAGGGCAGAAGCAGCGCGCATCGAGCACGAGGAATCTGAGGAGGGTGACGCTGACGGGTGAGGGACACCTGCGCTTGCAGACGTGCGGCCGTGCCGGCGCCGTGCTCTCTCCTCCTCGGCTCTGCGGACATTAGACAAGTGTCGGTACACCTGCTGTGTAATCTCGCCGGATTAACCGCGTTGGGCTGTCTCCTAGGTTAGGTTGGTTAATCTTTTGGTCGGCGTTTAGCTGTTAAGTGACATGGCTTTTTTTTATAGCACTTGTGCACCTTGTAACAATATGTCTATGCTATAAAAATCGGATTTCAAAATTCTCTCACACCGTATTTGTTCTAAACCTAAAATGACATAATTCCGAGGAGAAAATAATCAAAGCTTGTCCAGTGATCAAAACAAACAGGGTATCATACTGGCTACCCTACACCGGGCACCCTGGCCTCCATGGGAGCCAGCTCGAAAGGGCGGTACTGCAGGCGAGGTCCGTCCGCTCGAAAGCGCGGCACCGGCTAGCAGGCTAGCAGCGCGGAGCCGAGCCAATGCAGTGTGTGCAGCCCATCATTTTCTCACCTTCCATGTCACACAACCCACAAAAAAAGGAGGCAAGAATCCAAAGCACACATTCCCATCACACCACACCAGTACACACCACTGACCACTCCATGGCAGGCATGCACCACTTCCCATGccacgccccgccgcccccctctcctcctttccCTCGCTGCAGTCACAGTCACAGCA is part of the Panicum hallii strain FIL2 chromosome 2, PHallii_v3.1, whole genome shotgun sequence genome and encodes:
- the LOC112883591 gene encoding ribonuclease 2-like isoform X1 — translated: MAVLLLLWLAALLASSSASAPGFDYFVLALQWPGTVCRSSAAGGPCCSSNACCRSDRIGWFTIHGLWPSYAHGNGPTCCNNPDFDMAKISNLTMEFQKYWPSLYCSTPSLCSGGHGSLWAHEWEKHGTCSYPVIQDEYSYFSTTLHLYSSYNVTAMLASKFSIGADDGSRYLVADLVATVRSSFGASPLLLCEGGSLQELRLCFDKDLKPLDCINGGTGNEYDIIEHGRSCARYISLPSYKPHGGDTSGATRRFSANIMLAFFDAF
- the LOC112883590 gene encoding disease resistance protein RPM1-like isoform X1 — encoded protein: MIDNVTLQAKIERASGRQSDVWSSLETGARIQIEHIRSVNWGQTYLGRRVCCSGQQQLGRCDWSGNVYIGNTTMDSSPVECKMEATALSLARSVLHGILSSARAAVFDEVARLIGVPNEVDFVRSELEMMQAFLGVVYAHPDAAGRTETVRTWVKQVRDLAYDVEDCLLDFALYAARASSSRAGSLLPGAIAERHRIAERIRDLKARVEQLNQRNLRYRIVVDSPAAGAAAEQAASSLPEHDANSAELAFQESDIIGRLDEKAKLTELISGAEPGEAAGRRRRMPLRGLVPSFWFNHVVEFFCVPTIGGPTGEAAVIPTSPRRPAGTLRVVSVWGMGGMGKSSLVWAVHNDPVLLDEFDCGAWVTVPHPLDNPEVFRRRLRKELGVARNQDLGQYLREKRYRVIVDDVHTNEEWDAICQVFQFRNSKGSRIIVTTRREDVARHCTKHVYELKPLGDAESMDLLCQKVYKTTEYTLPEDMAEQAKHILRRCRGLPLAISTIGGLLANRPKTSIEWRNLHEHLGAELESDLRNIPKVIVSSYDGLPYDLKSIFLYLSIFPENHEIRRTRLLRRWMAEGYIAKKRDMPVEDVAARSYTKLINRSMIQPSKVSPGETDRCRIHSMVLQIILSRFIEENQLFLVEEHSNEARQSKIRHLVVSRWKSRDEKLQNINMSYIRSLTIFGEYPSSLISPKMRLLRVLDLEDTVNMKNDDLKHIGELQHLRYLSLRGTDISKLPSSLQNLRYLETLDIQDTRVRQLPSSIVKLEDLRYLVAGVNFTKDLLQKMRDSRAENHEARLFGDIEAYLGCNRGECCEVSNVDHLCVRVPEGIEKLKNLHMLGAVNVARVNGVSGRFKKLMNLTTLRRLGVTGLTEEEGQDLCKSIGGLSQLQRLELRCVSIRFPARMDEPEIPRHLTSMRLCGKLIGMPEWISSLNNLATVKLLGTRLNQEDIMRLQNLRNLAFLGLWEDSYIEESLRFSASTFTKLKVLDIDGLENIRTMTIREGAMPQLELLWLNKCHSLHDNSFGVSGVQYLQSLKELLLKNCGEKQNLIDILQEQVNRHTRRPKFLIGKSRVVL
- the LOC112883591 gene encoding ribonuclease 2-like isoform X2, with the translated sequence MAVLLLLWLAALLASSSASAPGFDYFVLALQWPGTVCRSSAAGGPCCSSNACCRSDRIGWFTIHGLWPSYAHGNGPTCCNNPDFDMAKISNLTMEFQKYWPSLYCSTPSLCSGGHGSLWAHEWEKHGTCSYPVIQDEYSYFSTTLHLYSSYNVTAMLASKFSIGADDGSRYLVADLVATVRSSFGASPLLLCEGGSLQELRLCFDKDLKVLCEVHQPAFL
- the LOC112883590 gene encoding disease resistance protein RPM1-like isoform X2, whose translation is MDSSPVECKMEATALSLARSVLHGILSSARAAVFDEVARLIGVPNEVDFVRSELEMMQAFLGVVYAHPDAAGRTETVRTWVKQVRDLAYDVEDCLLDFALYAARASSSRAGSLLPGAIAERHRIAERIRDLKARVEQLNQRNLRYRIVVDSPAAGAAAEQAASSLPEHDANSAELAFQESDIIGRLDEKAKLTELISGAEPGEAAGRRRRMPLRGLVPSFWFNHVVEFFCVPTIGGPTGEAAVIPTSPRRPAGTLRVVSVWGMGGMGKSSLVWAVHNDPVLLDEFDCGAWVTVPHPLDNPEVFRRRLRKELGVARNQDLGQYLREKRYRVIVDDVHTNEEWDAICQVFQFRNSKGSRIIVTTRREDVARHCTKHVYELKPLGDAESMDLLCQKVYKTTEYTLPEDMAEQAKHILRRCRGLPLAISTIGGLLANRPKTSIEWRNLHEHLGAELESDLRNIPKVIVSSYDGLPYDLKSIFLYLSIFPENHEIRRTRLLRRWMAEGYIAKKRDMPVEDVAARSYTKLINRSMIQPSKVSPGETDRCRIHSMVLQIILSRFIEENQLFLVEEHSNEARQSKIRHLVVSRWKSRDEKLQNINMSYIRSLTIFGEYPSSLISPKMRLLRVLDLEDTVNMKNDDLKHIGELQHLRYLSLRGTDISKLPSSLQNLRYLETLDIQDTRVRQLPSSIVKLEDLRYLVAGVNFTKDLLQKMRDSRAENHEARLFGDIEAYLGCNRGECCEVSNVDHLCVRVPEGIEKLKNLHMLGAVNVARVNGVSGRFKKLMNLTTLRRLGVTGLTEEEGQDLCKSIGGLSQLQRLELRCVSIRFPARMDEPEIPRHLTSMRLCGKLIGMPEWISSLNNLATVKLLGTRLNQEDIMRLQNLRNLAFLGLWEDSYIEESLRFSASTFTKLKVLDIDGLENIRTMTIREGAMPQLELLWLNKCHSLHDNSFGVSGVQYLQSLKELLLKNCGEKQNLIDILQEQVNRHTRRPKFLIGKSRVVL